A single window of Undibacterium sp. 5I1 DNA harbors:
- the tal gene encoding transaldolase, with translation MNQLEQLKKYTTVVADTGDFQSMKAYAPQDATTNPSLILKAVQKAEYRPLLEKIVSAHAGKASDDIIDHLLVAFGLEILNIVPGRVSTETDARLSFDTEATVAKGRKLIALYEAAGITRERILIKIASTWEGIRAAEILEKEGIRCNMTLLFCLPQAVACAEAGAQLISPFVGRIYDWYKKQTGQEIFGADDPGVLSVKKIYTYYRKFGYDTEIMGASFRNTSQILELAGCDLLTISPDLLQKLADTTNTISAKLNKEAALASDLQKISLNEKTFRFQLNEDAMATEKLSEGIRAFCADTVKLEQIIAEMA, from the coding sequence ATGAATCAGCTAGAACAACTTAAAAAGTACACAACTGTAGTTGCCGACACAGGCGATTTTCAGTCCATGAAAGCCTATGCGCCGCAAGACGCGACGACCAATCCGTCGTTGATACTAAAAGCCGTCCAGAAAGCAGAATATCGTCCCTTGTTAGAAAAAATTGTCAGCGCGCATGCTGGCAAAGCAAGCGATGACATCATCGATCATTTGCTCGTCGCTTTCGGTTTAGAAATTTTGAACATCGTCCCGGGCCGGGTCTCCACTGAAACCGATGCACGTCTATCTTTTGATACAGAAGCCACGGTTGCGAAAGGGCGCAAACTCATTGCTTTATACGAAGCAGCAGGCATTACCCGCGAACGTATTCTGATCAAAATTGCCTCTACCTGGGAAGGCATACGCGCAGCAGAGATTCTGGAAAAAGAAGGTATACGCTGCAACATGACTTTACTATTCTGCTTGCCGCAAGCAGTTGCATGTGCCGAAGCTGGTGCGCAATTGATCTCCCCGTTTGTAGGCCGCATCTACGACTGGTATAAAAAGCAAACAGGACAAGAAATTTTCGGTGCCGATGATCCTGGCGTTCTGTCGGTAAAAAAGATTTATACCTACTATCGCAAGTTTGGCTATGACACAGAAATCATGGGCGCGAGTTTCCGTAATACATCACAAATACTGGAGTTAGCCGGTTGCGATTTACTGACGATCAGTCCAGATTTGCTGCAAAAATTAGCCGATACGACCAATACGATCAGCGCAAAATTAAACAAAGAAGCGGCACTAGCATCTGATCTGCAAAAAATTAGTCTTAATGAAAAAACTTTCCGCTTCCAGTTAAATGAAGATGCGATGGCAACCGAAAAATTATCCGAAGGGATACGTGCATTTTGTGCAGATACAGTGAAGCTGGAACAGATCATTGCTGAAATGGCTTGA
- the selD gene encoding selenide, water dikinase SelD — translation MTSTVLSEAPASPIRLTSFSHGGGCGCKIAPGVLSEILKKSTGFPVPTALMVGIETADDAAVYKLNDEQALIATTDFFMPIVDDPYDFGRIAATNAISDVYAMGGTPIMALALVGMPINQLPIEVIGKIIAGGESICAEAGIPIAGGHTIDSVEPIYGLVVLGLVHPSKVKRNADAKVGDKLVLGKPLGVGILSAALKKQALDEAGYASMIANTTKLNRPGMALSNMSAVHAVTDVTGFGLLGHLLEVCRGANVSAQLTMSHIPLLPDVQQLAEAGFITGASARNWDAYGHDVVLAEGISPVQQALLSDPQTSGGLLVSCSADAVEDVLALFKADNFFDAAVIGDIVAKSGDAANVFVGL, via the coding sequence ATGACATCAACAGTATTATCCGAGGCACCAGCATCCCCGATACGGCTTACCTCTTTTTCACACGGTGGCGGTTGCGGCTGCAAAATCGCGCCAGGCGTCTTGTCTGAGATTTTAAAAAAATCGACTGGCTTCCCCGTGCCGACTGCCCTGATGGTTGGCATAGAAACCGCCGATGACGCTGCCGTGTATAAACTCAATGACGAGCAAGCACTGATCGCCACTACGGATTTTTTCATGCCGATCGTGGACGATCCATATGACTTTGGTCGAATCGCTGCCACCAATGCTATCTCCGACGTCTATGCGATGGGCGGCACTCCGATTATGGCGCTGGCACTGGTTGGCATGCCTATCAATCAATTGCCAATTGAGGTCATCGGTAAAATCATTGCGGGTGGAGAATCCATTTGTGCTGAAGCAGGTATCCCGATTGCGGGCGGTCACACGATTGATTCAGTCGAACCAATTTATGGTTTAGTCGTACTCGGTTTAGTGCATCCATCCAAAGTCAAACGTAATGCCGATGCCAAAGTCGGCGACAAACTCGTCCTCGGCAAACCGCTGGGTGTGGGCATTTTGTCAGCAGCGCTCAAAAAGCAAGCACTAGACGAGGCAGGTTATGCCAGCATGATTGCCAATACCACCAAGCTCAACCGGCCCGGCATGGCATTATCCAATATGAGTGCAGTACACGCAGTCACCGATGTCACAGGCTTTGGTTTGCTTGGACACCTGTTAGAAGTCTGTCGTGGCGCGAATGTGTCCGCCCAATTGACGATGTCGCACATACCGCTTTTACCGGATGTGCAGCAATTGGCAGAGGCCGGATTTATCACGGGTGCCTCCGCTCGCAACTGGGATGCTTACGGACATGATGTTGTGTTGGCGGAGGGTATCAGCCCAGTTCAACAGGCGCTGCTCAGCGATCCGCAAACCTCGGGAGGCTTATTAGTTTCCTGCTCGGCCGATGCGGTGGAGGATGTATTGGCTTTATTTAAAGCAGACAATTTTTTTGATGCTGCCGTCATCGGTGATATCGTTGCAAAATCTGGTGATGCAGCAAATGTCTTTGTTGGCTTATAG